A single window of Ignavibacteriota bacterium DNA harbors:
- a CDS encoding cobalamin B12-binding domain-containing protein produces MEKKIRVLIAKAGLDGHDRGAKVIAAALRDAGMEVIYLGLRQTPEMIVSAAIQEDVDAIGISILSGAHMTVFPRILDEMKKNEINDVLLFGGGIIPEEDIKNLKQNGVGELFTPGTSTTEVVSFLTNWVKENPRTIF; encoded by the coding sequence ATGGAGAAAAAAATAAGAGTTTTAATTGCAAAAGCCGGATTAGACGGACATGACAGAGGTGCAAAAGTTATTGCCGCGGCTTTGCGCGATGCCGGTATGGAAGTAATTTATTTGGGATTAAGGCAAACACCGGAAATGATAGTAAGCGCCGCCATTCAAGAAGATGTTGACGCGATTGGTATTAGCATTCTCTCCGGCGCGCATATGACGGTTTTTCCAAGAATTTTAGATGAAATGAAAAAAAATGAAATAAACGATGTATTGCTTTTCGGTGGCGGAATAATTCCCGAAGAAGATATTAAAAATTTAAAACAAAATGGAGTTGGTGAATTATTTACACCCGGAACTTCAACAACAGAAGTTGTATCATTTCTAACAAATTGGGTAAAAGAAAACCCTAGAACTATATTTTAA
- the gatC gene encoding Asp-tRNA(Asn)/Glu-tRNA(Gln) amidotransferase subunit GatC, with protein MSVSKEDVKKIAVLARLEFTEEEIGNYTNEMNQILNYMEKLNELDTENIKPLSHPIENSNVFREDVLKESTLREEALKNAPDKTNEHFKVPKVINQSK; from the coding sequence ATGTCAGTATCAAAAGAAGATGTAAAGAAAATTGCCGTTCTTGCAAGATTAGAATTTACCGAAGAAGAAATTGGAAATTATACAAACGAAATGAATCAAATTTTAAACTATATGGAAAAGTTGAATGAACTTGATACTGAAAATATAAAACCGCTTTCGCATCCAATAGAAAATTCTAATGTTTTTAGAGAAGATGTTTTAAAAGAAAGTACTCTTAGAGAAGAAGCATTGAAAAATGCACCGGATAAAACAAATGAGCATTTTAAAGTTCCGAAAGTAATCAATCAAAGTAAATAA
- the kdsA gene encoding 3-deoxy-8-phosphooctulonate synthase, producing MIIEIDKIKLGEDLPLVLIAGPCVIENEDITFFTAEKILEITNKLKIPFIFKSSFKKANRTSLNSFTGMDSEKALQILNDVKKKFNVPILTDVHTENDIKSVSSIVDVLQIPAFLCRQTDLLISAGNSGKIVNVKKGQFLAPEDMKHVIEKIESTGNNKILLTERGTTFGYHNLVVDMRSLIIMKELGYPVVMDGTHSVQMPSNSNVTGGEPKFIEPLSKAAAAVGIDALFLEVHPDPKNALSDAGSQLQLVKLEIVLQKILAIDKIVKGY from the coding sequence ATGATAATCGAAATAGATAAAATTAAGTTAGGTGAAGATTTACCTTTGGTTTTAATTGCCGGACCATGCGTTATTGAAAACGAAGATATTACTTTCTTTACTGCTGAAAAAATTTTAGAGATTACGAATAAATTAAAGATTCCGTTTATATTTAAATCAAGTTTTAAAAAAGCAAACAGAACCAGTTTAAATTCTTTTACTGGAATGGATTCTGAAAAAGCGCTGCAAATATTAAATGATGTTAAAAAGAAATTTAATGTTCCGATTTTAACCGATGTTCATACCGAAAATGATATTAAAAGCGTTTCATCAATTGTTGATGTTTTGCAGATTCCGGCATTCTTGTGCCGACAAACAGATCTATTAATTTCTGCGGGAAATTCAGGTAAAATAGTTAATGTTAAGAAAGGTCAATTCTTGGCTCCTGAAGATATGAAGCATGTAATAGAGAAAATTGAAAGCACCGGAAACAATAAAATTCTTTTAACTGAGCGCGGGACAACTTTTGGCTATCATAATTTGGTTGTTGATATGAGATCTTTAATAATTATGAAAGAATTGGGTTATCCGGTTGTAATGGATGGAACACATTCCGTTCAAATGCCCAGCAATAGTAATGTTACCGGAGGAGAACCAAAATTTATTGAGCCGTTAAGCAAAGCCGCTGCGGCAGTTGGAATTGACGCGCTGTTTTTAGAAGTTCATCCCGATCCGAAAAATGCGCTAAGTGATGCCGGAAGCCAATTACAGCTTGTTAAATTGGAAATAGTTTTACAAAAAATATTAGCAATTGATAAAATTGTAAAAGGTTATTAA
- a CDS encoding pyridoxal-phosphate dependent enzyme: MKIPKKISLANIPTPFSEIQFNGNKFFIKRDDLTGVELTGNKVRKLEYLLYDAKIKKADYVFTRGGDQSNHARATCISAASIGIKSKLFLWGNSNQKPDGNLFLDKFVGAEIKFLNKKEYNSVDQIMLDDQTEYSKKKLKTYIIPSGGSSPLGIWGYINFVSELAGQTNLKKFNGIVTATGSSGTAAGILVGQTLLGLNFKIFGISVIDKKEIVKEDIIKLAEENIKEFDLKIKPNYNNLEILDNYSEEGYKNISQNKINLFKEFFIQTGILLDPTYTGKAFFAYNDNFVNAKNNKVIFLHTGGIFGVFPKRKNYLG, encoded by the coding sequence ATGAAAATTCCAAAAAAAATTTCATTGGCAAATATTCCCACACCTTTTTCAGAAATTCAATTTAACGGGAATAAGTTTTTTATTAAGCGAGATGATTTAACCGGAGTTGAATTAACAGGAAATAAAGTAAGAAAGCTTGAGTATTTGCTTTACGACGCAAAAATTAAAAAAGCCGATTACGTATTTACAAGAGGCGGAGACCAATCCAATCATGCAAGGGCAACTTGCATATCCGCGGCTTCAATTGGAATTAAATCTAAACTTTTTCTTTGGGGAAACTCAAATCAAAAACCCGATGGAAATTTATTTCTTGATAAATTTGTAGGCGCGGAAATTAAATTTCTAAATAAAAAAGAGTACAATTCTGTAGATCAAATAATGCTGGATGATCAAACGGAATATTCTAAAAAGAAATTAAAGACTTACATAATTCCTTCCGGCGGATCTTCGCCTTTAGGAATTTGGGGCTATATAAATTTTGTAAGCGAACTTGCCGGACAAACAAATCTGAAAAAATTTAACGGAATTGTAACAGCTACCGGAAGCAGCGGAACTGCAGCGGGAATTTTAGTCGGGCAGACTTTATTGGGTCTTAATTTTAAGATATTTGGAATAAGCGTAATCGATAAAAAAGAAATTGTAAAAGAAGATATAATAAAATTAGCTGAAGAAAATATCAAAGAATTTGATCTTAAGATAAAACCTAATTACAATAATTTGGAAATTTTAGACAATTATTCCGAAGAAGGTTATAAGAATATTTCCCAAAATAAAATAAATTTATTCAAAGAATTTTTCATTCAGACCGGGATTTTATTAGACCCGACCTATACCGGGAAAGCGTTTTTTGCTTATAATGATAATTTTGTAAATGCTAAAAATAACAAAGTTATTTTTCTTCATACCGGCGGAATATTTGGCGTTTTTCCCAAAAGAAAAAATTATTTAGGTTAA
- the ruvB gene encoding Holliday junction branch migration DNA helicase RuvB, with amino-acid sequence MRESENTNPVLSEDEKNFEQNIRPKTFSDFTGQRKITDNLKVFIGAALKRSESLDHVLLTGPPGLGKTTLANIIANELGVKLKTTSGPVLEKPGDLAGLLTNLEENSVLFIDEIHRLSSVVEEYLYSAMEDYKIDIMIDSGPSARTVQIKLPKYTLVGATTRAGLLTAPLRDRFGIKSRLDYYESELLSEIIKRSAKILNISIDENAAEEISRRSRGTPRIANRLLRRTRDFADYENKNKIDLSIAKKALKALEVDNFGLDEMDKAIILTIIEKFKGGPVGLNTLAVSVNEDPGTIEEVYEPFLIQQGFIQRTPRGREATDLAYVRFNKTKKVIQQNNLFDSEV; translated from the coding sequence ATGAGAGAATCAGAAAATACCAATCCCGTATTATCCGAAGACGAAAAAAATTTTGAACAAAACATAAGACCCAAAACATTTTCTGATTTTACCGGTCAAAGAAAAATTACTGATAATCTCAAAGTTTTTATAGGCGCGGCGCTTAAAAGAAGTGAAAGTTTAGATCACGTTTTACTTACCGGTCCTCCCGGATTGGGAAAAACAACTTTAGCAAATATTATTGCAAATGAATTAGGTGTAAAATTAAAAACAACATCGGGACCAGTTCTTGAAAAACCGGGAGATTTAGCTGGACTATTAACTAATTTAGAGGAAAATTCTGTTTTATTTATTGATGAAATCCATCGGTTAAGTTCGGTTGTTGAAGAATATTTATATTCTGCAATGGAAGATTATAAAATTGATATAATGATTGACAGCGGTCCAAGCGCAAGAACTGTTCAAATCAAACTTCCTAAATATACCTTAGTTGGAGCTACAACCCGAGCCGGTTTACTTACAGCTCCTTTACGCGACAGATTTGGAATTAAATCAAGATTAGATTATTACGAAAGTGAACTGCTTTCTGAAATAATAAAACGGTCTGCCAAAATTCTTAATATTTCAATTGATGAAAACGCGGCGGAAGAAATATCCAGAAGATCTCGTGGAACACCTAGAATCGCAAATCGTTTGTTGAGAAGAACTAGAGATTTTGCCGATTATGAAAATAAAAATAAAATAGATCTGAGCATCGCGAAGAAAGCTCTTAAAGCATTGGAAGTAGATAACTTTGGTCTTGACGAAATGGACAAAGCAATTATTCTCACTATTATCGAAAAATTTAAAGGCGGTCCCGTTGGATTAAATACATTGGCAGTTTCTGTTAATGAAGATCCCGGTACAATTGAAGAAGTTTATGAACCATTTTTAATTCAGCAGGGATTTATACAGCGAACTCCAAGAGGAAGAGAAGCAACGGATTTAGCTTATGTAAGATTCAATAAAACTAAAAAAGTAATTCAGCAAAATAATTTATTTGATAGTGAAGTATGA
- a CDS encoding DUF1624 domain-containing protein: MKHNQKKRIVFIDLMRAFAVIMMIQGHTTDTFLSDEYRNPESLVYNVWLTMRGFTAPIFMFSSGLIFTYLLKPDKYDFFSNPRIIKGIKRGFTLIGIGYLLRFPTHRIFDLASVNKQQWDGFLIVDALHLIGAGLLSIIVIVYFTKLFKIHLNLSIGLSILFLFIVSPYIAKVNWDNYLPQIVTGYLYSKNGSFFPIFPWIIYVLSGAMLGYFLSLNEGIYFKKRFSILLFTIGSLLVGFYLAIYAFSYLLPQNVSDWLYANSIIIARLGYVIIANSLMAFIARNFNHIPKIISDTGKKTLMLYVAHVIILYGCALFPGFNKFWGRTLTSYQTIAAAILMLGLMLLLVLYSDRISNYWRNKFKFNKVKAI, translated from the coding sequence ATGAAGCATAACCAAAAAAAAAGAATTGTATTTATTGATTTAATGAGGGCATTTGCCGTAATTATGATGATCCAAGGTCATACTACGGACACTTTCCTATCGGATGAATACAGAAATCCCGAATCGCTGGTATACAATGTTTGGCTTACGATGCGAGGATTTACCGCTCCAATATTTATGTTTTCGTCCGGACTGATTTTTACATATTTACTTAAGCCGGATAAATATGATTTCTTCTCCAATCCAAGAATAATTAAAGGTATAAAAAGAGGTTTTACGTTAATTGGAATTGGTTATTTATTGAGATTTCCAACCCACCGTATTTTTGATTTGGCATCAGTAAATAAGCAACAATGGGATGGTTTTTTAATTGTTGACGCGCTTCATCTTATTGGAGCTGGTTTATTGTCAATAATTGTGATTGTTTATTTTACAAAGTTATTCAAAATTCATTTGAATTTGTCGATTGGTTTGTCAATTTTATTTTTATTTATTGTAAGTCCCTACATTGCCAAAGTCAATTGGGATAATTATTTGCCTCAAATTGTAACCGGTTATTTGTACAGCAAGAATGGCTCATTCTTTCCAATTTTCCCTTGGATTATTTATGTTTTATCGGGAGCAATGCTGGGATATTTTTTAAGCTTAAATGAAGGAATTTATTTTAAGAAAAGGTTCTCAATTTTACTTTTCACAATTGGAAGCTTGCTTGTCGGATTTTATTTGGCGATTTACGCATTTAGTTATCTTCTTCCGCAAAATGTTTCAGACTGGCTTTACGCTAATTCAATCATCATTGCAAGACTGGGTTATGTTATAATTGCAAATAGTTTAATGGCATTTATTGCAAGGAACTTCAATCACATTCCTAAAATTATTTCTGATACTGGAAAAAAAACACTAATGCTTTATGTTGCTCATGTAATTATCTTATACGGATGCGCGTTATTTCCAGGGTTTAATAAATTTTGGGGAAGAACATTAACAAGTTACCAAACAATTGCAGCAGCAATTTTAATGTTGGGATTAATGCTTTTATTGGTATTATATTCAGATAGAATAAGTAATTATTGGCGGAATAAATTTAAATTTAATAAAGTAAAAGCGATATAA
- the kdsB gene encoding 3-deoxy-manno-octulosonate cytidylyltransferase, whose translation MIIGIIPARFASTRLHGKPLKLIGDKPMLQHTYESAMKSKLLSDVVIAVDDERVYEEAKKFCPQVEMTPKDLETGSDRIAYVARKLFTAEIIVNIQGDEPFIPGKMIDEAVEPLLFDKSVSVSTLVKKIQTVDEMNSPNVVKVVFDYNNYALYFSRSPIPFVREAVSDKQKLRMADIYKHIGLYVYRKDKLLEFTTLKQTDLEKYEKLEQLRMLENQMRIKVVVTDHESISVDTEEDLEMAKLYYQRILENK comes from the coding sequence ATGATAATTGGAATAATACCGGCAAGATTTGCCTCAACAAGACTTCATGGTAAACCGCTTAAACTAATTGGCGATAAACCAATGCTGCAGCACACTTACGAAAGTGCAATGAAATCAAAGTTATTATCGGATGTAGTTATTGCTGTTGATGATGAAAGAGTTTACGAAGAAGCAAAAAAATTCTGTCCTCAAGTTGAAATGACTCCAAAGGATTTAGAAACAGGTAGCGATAGAATTGCTTATGTCGCAAGAAAATTATTTACCGCGGAAATTATTGTAAATATTCAAGGCGATGAACCTTTTATTCCTGGAAAAATGATTGATGAAGCTGTTGAACCGTTATTGTTTGATAAAAGCGTGTCGGTTTCTACGTTGGTAAAGAAAATTCAAACGGTGGATGAAATGAATTCACCCAATGTTGTAAAAGTTGTTTTTGATTATAACAATTATGCGCTTTATTTCTCACGCAGTCCAATTCCTTTTGTAAGAGAAGCCGTTTCCGATAAACAAAAATTAAGAATGGCGGATATTTATAAACATATTGGTCTTTATGTATATCGAAAGGATAAATTACTCGAGTTTACAACGTTAAAACAAACCGATTTGGAAAAATATGAAAAGCTAGAACAGCTAAGAATGTTGGAAAATCAAATGAGAATTAAAGTCGTTGTTACAGATCATGAAAGCATTTCTGTTGATACGGAAGAAGATTTGGAAATGGCAAAATTATATTATCAAAGAATTCTAGAAAATAAATAA